In Aspergillus oryzae RIB40 DNA, chromosome 6, one genomic interval encodes:
- a CDS encoding cyclin-dependent kinase (protein kinase PCTAIRE and related kinases) translates to MEKYQKIEKIGEGTYGVVYKARELAHPNRIVALKKVRLETDDEGVPSTTIREISLLKEMNHPNIVRLFNIHTEGYKLYLVFEHLDSDLKKYMDALPVNDGGRGRSLPNGLSMDMGLGEAMIKKFMSQLIEGIYFCHSRRVLHRDLKPQNLLINRDGSLKLADFGLARAFGVPLRTYTHEVVTLWYRSPEILLGGPQYSTSVDMWSCGAIFAEMCTRKPLFPGDSEIDQIFKIFRLLGTPDEDSWPGVTSFPDYKPSFPKWKRDSDEHLIPGLERHGLRLLDALLEFDPARRMSAKQARSHPYFRHRSS, encoded by the exons ATGGAGAAATACCAGAAGATCGAAAAGATCGGAGAAG GGACTTATGGTGTCGTCTACAAAGCTCGTGAGCTTGCTCATCCCAACCGGATTGTCGCCTTAAAGAAGGTCCGATTAGAGACAGACGATGAAGGGGTCCCTAGTACAACTATTCGTGAAATATCCTTGCTCAAAGAGATGAACCACCCTAATATCGTTAGATTGTTCAACATCCACACAGAGGGTTATAAACTCTACCTTGTCTTTGAACATCTAGACTCCGATCTCAAGAAATACATGGACGCTCTTCCCGTGAACGATGGCGGACGCGGTAGATCTCTCCCGAATGGTTTAAGCATGGATATGGGGCTAGGGGAAGCCATGATCAAAAAGTTCATGTCTCAACTCATCGAAGGCATTTACTTCTGCCACAGTCGTCGGGTTCTTCATCGTGACCTTAAGCCTCAAAATCTTCTGATCAATCGTGACGGCAGTCTAAAGTTAGCCGATTTTGGATTGGCAAGAGCTTTTGGCGTTCCTTTGAGAACCTATACGCACGAG GTCGTCACACTATGGTATCGTTCTCCGGAGATTCTCCTCGGCGGTCCCCAATATTCAACGTCAGTAGATATGTGGTCATGTGGCGCTATCTTTGCGGAGATGTGCACACGCAAGCCCTTGTTCCCCGGGGATTCGGAAATTGATCAGATTTTCAAGATTTTCCG TCTCCTTGGTACCCCGGATGAAGATTCTTGGCCAGGCGTTACTTCCTTCCCGGATTATAAGCCATCATTCCCTAAGTGGAAGCGTGACAGTGATGAACATCTAATTCCTGGATTGGAAAGGCATGGATTACGTCTTTTAGATGCTCTTCTTGAATTTGATCCTGCACGAAGGATGTCTGCCAAGCAGGCCCGCTCCCACCCTTACTTTCGGCATAGGAGCTCATAA